A portion of the Pseudarthrobacter sp. L1SW genome contains these proteins:
- the guaB gene encoding IMP dehydrogenase — protein MTEPEHNPFGFIGLTYDDVLLLPGHTEVIPSEADTSSRISKRITVQTPLLSAAMDTVTESRMAIAMARQGGLGVVHRNLSIADQADQVDRVKRSESGMITNPLTIRPEATLRELDNLCAQYRVSGLPVVDEDNRLLGIVTNRDTRFVPESDFPLRLVSDVMTKMPLVTGHVGISREEASHKLATNKIEKLPLVDDQGRLKGLITTKDFTKAEQYPLATKDDEGRLRVGAAIGFFGDGWERAMALVDAGVDALFVDTANGHSQGVLDMIRRLKSDPVAAHVDIIGGQAATREGAQALIDAGADGIKVGVGPGSICTTRVVAGVGVPQITAIYESAKAAIPAGVPLIADGGLQYSGDIGKALVAGADTVMLGSLLAGCDESPGELIFVNGKQFKSYRGMGSLGAMQSRGKNTSYSKDRYFQADVSGDDKLIPEGIEGRVAYRGPLSSVAYQLVGGLRQTMFYTGAPTVAELKARGKFVRITPAGLKESHPHDIQMTVEAPNYGSR, from the coding sequence ATGACCGAGCCCGAACACAACCCCTTCGGCTTCATTGGCCTGACCTACGACGACGTCCTGCTCCTGCCGGGCCACACCGAGGTCATCCCGTCCGAGGCAGACACGTCCTCCCGGATTTCCAAGCGGATCACCGTGCAGACGCCCCTGCTGTCCGCAGCCATGGACACTGTCACCGAATCCCGCATGGCCATCGCCATGGCACGGCAGGGCGGCCTGGGCGTAGTGCACCGGAACCTTTCCATCGCGGACCAGGCGGACCAGGTGGACCGGGTCAAGCGCAGCGAGTCGGGCATGATCACCAACCCGCTCACCATCCGCCCCGAGGCAACCCTGCGCGAGCTGGACAACCTGTGCGCCCAGTACCGCGTCTCGGGCCTTCCCGTGGTGGATGAGGACAACCGCCTGCTGGGCATCGTCACCAACCGCGACACCCGCTTTGTGCCCGAGTCCGACTTTCCGCTGCGGCTGGTCAGCGATGTCATGACCAAGATGCCGCTGGTCACCGGACACGTGGGAATCAGCCGCGAGGAGGCCTCGCACAAGCTCGCCACCAACAAGATCGAGAAGCTCCCCCTGGTGGATGACCAGGGCCGGCTCAAGGGCCTCATCACCACCAAGGACTTCACCAAGGCGGAGCAGTACCCCTTGGCCACCAAGGACGACGAAGGCCGGCTCCGCGTGGGCGCCGCCATCGGCTTCTTCGGGGACGGCTGGGAGCGGGCCATGGCGCTGGTTGACGCCGGCGTCGACGCCCTGTTCGTGGACACCGCCAACGGCCACTCACAGGGCGTGCTGGACATGATCCGCCGGCTTAAGTCCGATCCCGTTGCCGCACACGTGGACATCATCGGCGGCCAGGCAGCCACCCGCGAAGGTGCGCAGGCCCTGATCGACGCCGGCGCCGACGGCATCAAGGTGGGCGTGGGGCCCGGCTCCATCTGCACCACCCGTGTGGTTGCAGGCGTGGGTGTACCGCAGATCACCGCCATCTACGAGTCCGCCAAGGCCGCCATCCCGGCCGGCGTGCCGCTGATCGCCGACGGCGGGCTGCAGTACTCCGGCGACATCGGCAAGGCGCTGGTAGCCGGAGCCGACACCGTGATGCTCGGCTCCCTGCTTGCGGGCTGCGACGAGTCCCCGGGTGAGCTGATCTTCGTCAACGGCAAGCAGTTCAAGTCCTACCGCGGCATGGGCTCGCTGGGTGCCATGCAGTCGCGAGGCAAGAACACGTCCTACTCCAAGGACCGCTACTTCCAGGCGGACGTCTCCGGTGATGACAAGCTCATCCCCGAGGGCATCGAAGGCCGCGTGGCCTACCGCGGTCCGCTGTCCTCCGTGGCCTACCAGCTGGTGGGCGGCCTCCGCCAGACAATGTTCTACACCGGTGCGCCCACCGTTGCCGAGCTGAAGGCACGCGGCAAGTTCGTCCGGATCACCCCGGCAGGCCTGAAGGAATCGCACCCGCACGACATCCAGATGACCGTCGAGGCGCCGAACTACGGCTCCCGCTGA
- a CDS encoding GuaB3 family IMP dehydrogenase-related protein — protein MTYEIEIGRGKRGRRAYSLDDIAIVPNRRTRDPKDVSVSWQIDAYQFDMPVIAAPMDSAMSPATAIALGKLGGLGVLDLEGLWTRYEDPQPILDEIGALEDETNSPAVTGRMQELYQAPIQPELITSRLAEIREAGVTVAGSLTPQRTQEHYKTVLAAGVDIFVIRGTTVSAEHVSKDHEPLNLKQFIYELDVPVIVGGAAGYTPALHLMRTGAAGVLVGFGGGATTTTRRALGIHSPMASAISDVAAARRDYMDESGGRYVHVIADGGMGTSGDIVKAIAMGADAVMLGSALARAEEAPGKGWHWGQEAHHLELPRGDRANVGTVGPLEEVLFGPGHHTNGTSNLIGALRRSMATTGYSDLKEFQRVDVVVSPYAGN, from the coding sequence GTGACTTACGAGATCGAGATCGGCCGTGGCAAGCGTGGGCGTCGTGCCTACTCCCTGGATGACATAGCAATCGTCCCCAACCGTCGCACCCGCGACCCGAAGGACGTCTCCGTCTCCTGGCAGATCGACGCCTACCAGTTCGACATGCCGGTGATCGCCGCCCCGATGGACTCGGCGATGTCCCCGGCTACGGCCATTGCCCTCGGCAAGCTCGGCGGCCTCGGTGTCCTCGACCTCGAAGGCCTGTGGACCCGCTACGAGGACCCGCAGCCCATCCTGGACGAGATCGGAGCGCTGGAGGACGAAACCAACAGCCCCGCCGTGACCGGCCGCATGCAGGAGCTGTACCAGGCGCCCATCCAGCCTGAGCTGATCACCTCCCGCCTCGCCGAAATCCGGGAGGCCGGAGTGACGGTGGCGGGATCGCTCACCCCGCAGCGCACCCAGGAGCACTACAAGACCGTCCTCGCTGCCGGCGTGGACATCTTCGTCATCCGCGGCACCACCGTCTCCGCCGAGCACGTCTCCAAGGACCACGAGCCGCTCAACCTCAAGCAGTTCATCTACGAACTGGACGTCCCCGTCATCGTGGGCGGCGCCGCCGGCTACACGCCCGCCCTGCACCTCATGCGCACCGGCGCCGCGGGCGTCCTGGTTGGCTTCGGCGGCGGGGCCACCACCACCACCCGCCGCGCATTGGGCATCCACTCGCCCATGGCCTCCGCCATTTCCGACGTCGCTGCCGCCCGCCGCGACTACATGGATGAGTCCGGCGGCCGCTACGTCCACGTGATTGCCGACGGCGGCATGGGCACCTCGGGTGACATCGTCAAGGCCATCGCGATGGGCGCCGACGCCGTGATGCTCGGCAGCGCGCTGGCACGGGCGGAGGAGGCGCCCGGCAAGGGCTGGCACTGGGGCCAGGAAGCCCACCACCTTGAACTGCCCCGCGGCGACCGCGCCAACGTGGGCACCGTGGGCCCGCTGGAGGAAGTCTTGTTCGGGCCGGGACACCACACCAACGGCACCTCGAACCTCATCGGTGCGCTGCGCCGCTCCATGGCGACCACCGGCTACTCTGACCTGAAGGAATTCCAGCGGGTCGACGTCGTGGTTTCCCCTTACGCCGGAAACTGA
- a CDS encoding DUF3817 domain-containing protein, producing the protein MIDPKPATPAAGTNAGTNTAGKRPGKKRRFGGTEAQIRSALKFYKVLAYLTGTMLLLLCAELAARYGFGQYLFAGGTNAVTGQPFGFGFADAEPPGVLGGVNLSVAVLIVHGWMYVVYLISNFRLWSLMRWPFLKLILLALGGVVPFLSFIVEKKVHAEVEAELAANPQAPQRY; encoded by the coding sequence ATGATTGATCCAAAACCGGCCACTCCCGCCGCCGGCACCAACGCAGGCACCAACACTGCAGGGAAGCGCCCCGGCAAGAAGCGGCGCTTCGGCGGCACGGAAGCCCAGATCCGCTCGGCCCTGAAGTTCTACAAAGTGCTCGCGTACCTCACCGGCACCATGCTGCTGCTCCTCTGCGCGGAACTGGCCGCCCGGTACGGCTTCGGGCAGTACCTGTTCGCCGGCGGCACCAACGCCGTCACCGGCCAGCCTTTCGGCTTTGGCTTCGCTGACGCGGAGCCCCCCGGGGTTCTGGGCGGAGTGAACCTGTCCGTGGCCGTCCTGATCGTGCACGGCTGGATGTACGTCGTCTACCTGATCTCGAACTTCCGGCTCTGGTCCCTGATGCGCTGGCCGTTCCTCAAGCTGATCCTGCTGGCACTGGGCGGCGTGGTCCCTTTCCTTTCCTTCATTGTGGAAAAGAAGGTCCACGCGGAGGTTGAGGCCGAGCTTGCCGCCAACCCGCAGGCCCCCCAGCGCTACTGA
- a CDS encoding SURF1 family protein translates to MWKTALKPRWIAGFVFAIAISGVFVLLSQWQFGRSTRPEIPANPATEQVKPLTDTLRPGEFFHGTDADQMVSAQGSYDPAKQLLVPGRLHDGKPGYWVVTAFAVSGAPTLSGVAASPQTWIPVARGWVADPADVPAPPSGVLELTGRLLPSEAPVPGTAPRPGEATAVSVAELINYWEVSSYPGFVAATAELAGGEDVSPAAVPGGLLPLDIGPQPPAQQINWLNLFYSLEWVVFAGFALFVWWRLVKDDYHRDLEEALDHDGDHPLPEQPEHPEQNQQKVQP, encoded by the coding sequence GTGTGGAAAACAGCCCTTAAGCCCCGATGGATCGCCGGTTTTGTCTTCGCGATCGCCATCTCCGGGGTCTTCGTGCTGCTGAGCCAATGGCAGTTCGGGCGGTCCACGCGGCCGGAAATCCCGGCCAACCCTGCCACTGAACAGGTCAAGCCACTGACGGACACCCTCCGGCCCGGCGAGTTCTTCCACGGGACCGATGCCGACCAGATGGTCTCGGCGCAGGGGTCCTATGACCCCGCAAAACAGCTCCTGGTCCCCGGCCGGCTGCATGACGGCAAGCCGGGCTACTGGGTGGTTACCGCCTTCGCCGTCTCCGGCGCCCCCACCCTGAGCGGCGTGGCCGCCTCACCCCAGACGTGGATTCCCGTGGCCCGCGGATGGGTGGCGGACCCCGCAGACGTCCCGGCGCCGCCGTCGGGCGTCCTCGAACTGACGGGGCGGCTCCTGCCGTCCGAGGCACCTGTGCCGGGAACGGCACCCCGGCCGGGCGAAGCCACCGCAGTGTCCGTGGCTGAGCTGATCAACTACTGGGAAGTCAGCAGTTACCCGGGCTTCGTCGCTGCCACTGCTGAACTAGCCGGCGGCGAGGACGTCAGCCCGGCCGCCGTGCCCGGTGGACTCCTTCCCCTGGATATCGGCCCGCAGCCGCCCGCCCAGCAGATCAACTGGCTCAACCTCTTCTATTCCCTCGAATGGGTGGTCTTCGCCGGCTTTGCCCTCTTCGTCTGGTGGCGCCTGGTCAAGGACGACTACCACCGGGACCTTGAGGAGGCCCTCGATCATGATGGCGACCACCCTCTCCCTGAACAACCCGAGCATCCTGAACAGAACCAGCAAAAGGTACAGCCATGA
- a CDS encoding acyltransferase family protein: MSIAGTGTQSGPVPGASAKGRKPAFRPEVQGLRALAVLMVVTYHVWLGRVSGGVDIFLLVSAFLLTLSFVRKAEAGRPFGLVAHWLHLFKRLLPAAVVVVLGVLAGTWLILPQSRWPQVLDQAWASLFYGQNWLLADTAVDYYAQDHAGASPLQHFWSLSIQGQVFILWPLVFAGTAALLALLHRVPALARVNYRGLLGLAFGTVFASSLAYSVEQTATNQAYAYFDTRARLWEFALGSLLALALPHLKPARAFRVVLGWAGLAAMVSCGLLLTVDRSFPGYVALWPTLAGAAVIVAGQTGSRWGVDRLLSSKPLVALGDNSYALYLWHWPVLVLVLAATGVEAPNLVQGLGIVGVSIVLAVFTTRFVEKPLRDWRWPQLRARRTAVVIVACGALLAGPVAVWQTTLTAEESATAAQPRELTPGAAALNLENAPVPPPDARIIPGPAALDNDWAGIHAPCTDANATGDPILEGCRQEVPEGEATRRIVVLGDSHSQQYLGALAPIAAAKGWELVTLLMPACRFGAESETRNAECNAYNRASAAYVLEHRPDAVFTVATLTHEDAPFETEVPGYLDGVRPFIEAGIEVIGIRDNPRFTFNMPECVQRNGAYAAECSVPLAESLVEPSPLEGYRGKLDRLHLMDLSDFICARGICPGVVGNVYVYKDDNHLTRTYVESMIPMFEERLLAATGWSAVAHIEPME; the protein is encoded by the coding sequence GTGTCGATAGCGGGAACAGGAACCCAATCCGGACCGGTACCCGGGGCCTCCGCCAAGGGCAGGAAACCGGCCTTCCGTCCCGAAGTCCAGGGACTACGGGCGCTCGCGGTCCTCATGGTGGTCACCTACCACGTCTGGCTCGGCCGGGTGTCGGGCGGAGTGGACATCTTCCTGCTGGTTTCCGCCTTCCTGCTGACCCTTTCCTTCGTCCGGAAAGCGGAAGCCGGGCGCCCGTTCGGACTTGTGGCGCACTGGCTGCACCTGTTCAAGCGGCTGCTGCCCGCCGCCGTCGTGGTGGTCCTCGGAGTGCTCGCCGGCACCTGGCTGATCCTCCCGCAGAGCCGTTGGCCGCAGGTCCTGGACCAGGCCTGGGCGTCGTTGTTCTATGGCCAGAACTGGCTGCTCGCAGACACGGCGGTGGACTACTACGCCCAGGACCACGCAGGTGCCAGCCCCCTTCAGCATTTCTGGTCGCTCTCCATCCAGGGCCAGGTGTTCATCCTGTGGCCGCTCGTCTTCGCGGGCACCGCGGCGCTGCTGGCTTTGCTGCACCGCGTCCCGGCGCTGGCCCGGGTCAACTACCGCGGACTGCTGGGGCTGGCCTTCGGCACGGTCTTCGCGTCATCACTGGCATACTCGGTGGAGCAGACAGCCACCAACCAGGCCTACGCCTACTTCGACACCAGGGCCCGCCTCTGGGAGTTCGCACTGGGGTCACTGCTGGCCCTTGCCCTGCCCCACCTCAAACCCGCCCGGGCCTTCCGCGTGGTGCTGGGCTGGGCGGGCCTGGCGGCCATGGTCTCCTGCGGCCTGCTCCTCACCGTGGACCGTTCATTTCCCGGGTACGTTGCGCTCTGGCCCACCCTGGCCGGCGCCGCGGTCATTGTCGCGGGGCAAACCGGCAGCCGCTGGGGCGTGGACAGGCTCCTCAGCAGCAAGCCGCTGGTGGCCCTGGGGGACAACTCCTACGCCCTGTACCTGTGGCACTGGCCCGTCCTGGTGCTGGTGCTCGCCGCCACTGGCGTGGAGGCGCCCAATCTCGTCCAGGGCCTGGGGATCGTCGGTGTGTCCATCGTGCTCGCCGTCTTCACCACGCGTTTCGTTGAAAAGCCGCTTCGCGACTGGCGCTGGCCCCAGCTGCGGGCGCGCCGCACCGCCGTCGTCATTGTTGCCTGCGGTGCCCTCCTGGCCGGGCCCGTCGCCGTATGGCAGACCACGCTCACCGCCGAGGAAAGCGCGACGGCGGCACAGCCGCGGGAGCTCACGCCAGGGGCCGCGGCACTGAACCTGGAGAACGCGCCGGTGCCGCCCCCGGATGCGAGGATCATTCCCGGGCCCGCCGCGCTGGACAACGACTGGGCTGGGATCCATGCCCCCTGCACCGATGCCAACGCCACGGGCGATCCCATCCTCGAGGGCTGCCGGCAGGAGGTTCCGGAAGGGGAGGCCACCAGGCGGATCGTGGTCCTGGGCGACTCCCACTCCCAGCAATACCTGGGTGCGCTGGCCCCCATCGCCGCCGCCAAAGGATGGGAACTGGTCACGCTCCTGATGCCGGCGTGCCGCTTCGGTGCCGAATCGGAAACCAGGAACGCGGAGTGCAACGCCTACAACCGGGCCAGCGCCGCCTACGTCCTGGAACACCGGCCTGACGCTGTGTTCACCGTGGCTACGCTGACGCACGAGGACGCGCCCTTCGAAACAGAGGTGCCGGGCTACCTGGACGGTGTCCGGCCGTTCATAGAAGCGGGAATCGAGGTGATCGGGATCAGGGACAACCCCCGCTTCACGTTCAACATGCCTGAGTGCGTGCAGCGGAACGGTGCCTACGCTGCAGAATGCAGTGTGCCCCTGGCAGAGTCACTGGTGGAGCCGTCACCGCTGGAGGGCTACCGGGGCAAACTGGACCGGCTGCACCTGATGGACCTGAGCGACTTCATCTGTGCGCGGGGGATCTGCCCTGGCGTTGTGGGGAACGTCTATGTGTACAAGGACGACAACCACCTCACCCGGACATATGTGGAAAGCATGATTCCCATGTTCGAGGAGCGGCTGCTGGCAGCCACGGGCTGGAGTGCAGTTGCTCACATTGAACCCATGGAATAG
- a CDS encoding ABC transporter ATP-binding protein: MSAPRHPAELTPKRDPQRRLALRPYARAVAQVLRVSFRASPGAVVMKVLGSLISAVLPLVTTYFAALTTTALAAAYAGDAGAGQSAIIYVIITAALGLFWGAFTSVDRYIQQLMSFKVGAIVGDQMYERFLALEFWRYDDKETVDLYDRAKRFSDSYARVLDRIAAIFTQLISVVLAVGALLLVSWWIAVIVLVAIVPSVYLQFKLSREQIAHWNTQVDSRRQRRMIETNLLRPQHIAEMRLYGIVGFLMDLRSRLRDADERRRLDYQRRYIPKQLVADSLQYGAEVVSLVWVVGQIIARAQPVGQFLYVQQIVSRALSTANNLVSSLSSIDEDLANLKDYELFMALPVHSEHAPPLLQSPKTVELKDIRFTYTGSDIEVIRGISLTIREGQHIAIVGENGAGKSTLIRILAGLYRPDSGQVMLDGVDLAAVDVTSWHRHLAVLSQEFLKYEFATAAENIYFGDVDSPRDDARIRRAAGDAEALEFINKLPNGLENHVSNWMEDPRGRKGSGLSGGQWQRLAMARNFYRNASFMVMDEPTSAIDALAEHRIFTRLFADRSSTIIAISHRLATIEKADIVYMLEDGRIVEQGTHTELVALRGRYFRMFESQLSVPASPGQGPAEAG; this comes from the coding sequence ATGTCCGCACCACGCCATCCGGCGGAACTGACCCCCAAACGCGACCCCCAGCGCCGGCTGGCCCTGCGGCCTTATGCCCGGGCCGTAGCCCAGGTGCTGCGGGTCAGCTTCCGTGCCTCCCCGGGCGCGGTTGTCATGAAGGTCCTGGGCTCCCTGATCTCCGCCGTCCTTCCGCTGGTCACCACCTACTTCGCCGCGCTCACCACCACGGCGCTGGCAGCGGCCTACGCCGGTGATGCCGGCGCAGGGCAGTCGGCCATCATCTACGTCATCATCACCGCCGCGCTCGGCCTGTTCTGGGGCGCCTTCACCAGCGTGGACCGCTATATCCAGCAGCTCATGAGCTTCAAGGTGGGCGCCATCGTGGGCGACCAGATGTACGAAAGGTTCCTCGCGCTCGAGTTCTGGCGGTATGACGACAAGGAAACCGTTGACCTGTACGACCGGGCCAAGAGGTTCTCGGACTCCTACGCACGCGTCCTGGACCGGATCGCCGCCATCTTCACCCAGCTCATCTCTGTGGTCCTCGCCGTCGGGGCGCTGCTGCTGGTGAGCTGGTGGATCGCGGTGATCGTGCTGGTGGCCATCGTGCCGAGCGTCTACCTGCAGTTCAAGCTCTCCAGGGAGCAGATTGCGCACTGGAATACACAGGTGGACTCACGCCGGCAGCGGAGAATGATCGAAACGAACCTCCTCCGGCCGCAGCACATCGCGGAGATGCGGCTGTACGGCATCGTCGGCTTCCTGATGGACCTCCGCTCCCGCCTGCGGGACGCGGACGAGCGCCGCCGCCTTGATTACCAGCGGCGGTACATCCCCAAGCAGCTGGTCGCCGATTCCCTCCAGTACGGCGCAGAGGTGGTGTCCCTGGTCTGGGTGGTGGGGCAGATCATCGCCCGCGCCCAGCCCGTGGGGCAGTTCCTTTACGTGCAGCAGATTGTCAGCAGGGCGCTGTCCACCGCGAACAACCTCGTCTCCTCCCTCAGCTCGATTGACGAGGACCTGGCCAACCTCAAGGACTACGAACTGTTTATGGCCCTGCCCGTGCATTCGGAGCATGCGCCGCCGCTGCTGCAGTCCCCAAAAACCGTGGAGCTTAAGGACATCCGCTTCACCTATACCGGCAGCGACATCGAAGTGATCCGCGGGATCAGCCTCACCATCCGCGAGGGCCAGCACATCGCCATCGTGGGGGAGAACGGTGCCGGAAAGTCCACGTTGATCAGGATCCTGGCCGGGCTGTACCGCCCGGACTCCGGGCAGGTAATGCTCGACGGCGTGGACCTCGCCGCCGTCGACGTCACCTCCTGGCACCGCCACCTGGCGGTGCTGAGCCAGGAGTTCCTCAAATACGAGTTCGCCACCGCCGCCGAAAACATCTACTTCGGCGATGTCGACTCGCCGCGTGACGACGCCCGCATCCGCAGGGCCGCCGGAGATGCGGAGGCACTGGAATTCATCAACAAACTGCCCAATGGCCTGGAAAACCACGTCAGTAACTGGATGGAGGACCCGCGTGGCCGGAAGGGCAGCGGTCTCTCCGGCGGACAGTGGCAGCGGCTCGCGATGGCCCGCAACTTCTACCGGAACGCTTCATTCATGGTGATGGACGAGCCGACGTCGGCCATCGACGCCCTCGCTGAGCACCGGATCTTCACCCGCCTCTTCGCGGACCGCAGCAGCACCATCATCGCCATCAGCCACCGCCTGGCAACCATCGAGAAGGCGGACATCGTGTACATGCTGGAGGACGGCCGGATCGTTGAGCAGGGCACGCACACGGAACTGGTGGCGCTGCGCGGGCGGTACTTCCGGATGTTCGAGTCCCAGCTCAGCGTCCCCGCCAGCCCCGGCCAGGGACCAGCCGAAGCCGGTTGA
- a CDS encoding PTS sugar transporter subunit IIA, which produces MAEPLDRYDAELTTPEMVILELEATDKADAATQLAKRMYAAGRISDLDGFLKHVNAREHQLATGLPGGIGLPHARSEFVSQTSIAVGIAKYGHALDFGAADGPATVILLIATPASSFSDHLEVLATLARSLSKESFRESLRRAYDPEVIAELINSSLVFFDH; this is translated from the coding sequence TTGGCGGAACCACTAGACCGGTACGACGCCGAGCTCACCACTCCCGAAATGGTGATCCTGGAGCTGGAGGCAACGGACAAGGCCGACGCCGCCACGCAGCTCGCCAAGCGGATGTACGCCGCCGGGCGCATCTCGGACCTGGACGGGTTCCTCAAGCATGTGAATGCCCGGGAGCACCAGCTGGCCACAGGACTCCCGGGCGGCATCGGCCTGCCGCATGCGCGCAGCGAGTTCGTGTCCCAGACCTCCATCGCCGTGGGCATCGCCAAATACGGGCATGCCTTGGATTTTGGCGCCGCCGATGGCCCTGCCACGGTGATCCTGCTGATCGCCACCCCCGCCAGTTCCTTCTCGGACCACCTTGAGGTCCTCGCAACGCTGGCCCGGTCGCTGTCCAAGGAGTCGTTCAGGGAATCGCTGCGCCGGGCCTACGATCCCGAGGTGATTGCGGAGCTCATCAACTCGAGCCTGGTGTTCTTCGATCACTGA
- a CDS encoding glycerol-3-phosphate dehydrogenase/oxidase, whose translation MKRFPVNGGALGPEAREASIQRLRATSEPGQELDILIVGGGIVGTGAALDAVTRGLTVGIVEASDWAAGTSSRSSKLIHGGLRYLEMLDFGLVKEALQERGLLLSELAPHLARPVPFLYPLTKPFIERPYVGAGIALYDVMSISSGHSRGVPFHKHLTRRGTLRAAPSLKNDAFVGSIRYYDGQVDDAKYCANLVRTAAYYGAHAVNQMKVVDFLREGERVVGAKVVNHEDGTQFNIKAKQVINATGVWTDETQAMVTDRGQLKVRASKGIHLVVPRDRFQSTVGLILRTEKSVLFVIPWGRHWIIGTTDTDWNLDKAHPAASSKDIDYILEHVNKVLKRPLTREDVEGVYAGLRPLLAGENDSTAKLSREHVVAHPVPGLVVVAGGKWTTYRVMAKDAVDEATRTMDERVPPSCTETIPLLGASGFRAAWNRRNRTAEESGVHVARVEHLLNRYGSMTDEVLAIIEENPALAEPIPGADDYLQAEAVYAATHEGARHVHDVLTRRTRISIEAWDRGVSAVPVVAKLMGDVLGWSDAQRENEVRHYIARVEAERLSQQQPDDESADAARLGVEDIVPLR comes from the coding sequence ATGAAGAGATTTCCTGTTAACGGCGGGGCCCTCGGCCCGGAAGCCAGGGAAGCATCCATCCAACGGCTGCGCGCCACGTCGGAGCCCGGCCAGGAGCTGGACATCCTCATTGTCGGCGGCGGAATCGTGGGCACCGGAGCCGCCCTGGACGCCGTCACCCGCGGCCTGACGGTGGGCATCGTTGAGGCGAGCGACTGGGCGGCAGGCACGTCCTCCCGGTCCTCGAAGCTCATCCATGGCGGCCTCCGCTACCTGGAGATGCTTGATTTCGGCCTGGTGAAGGAGGCCCTGCAGGAGCGGGGCCTGCTGCTCTCGGAACTGGCGCCGCACCTGGCCCGGCCGGTGCCTTTCCTGTACCCGCTGACCAAGCCCTTCATCGAGCGCCCGTACGTGGGTGCCGGCATCGCACTGTACGACGTCATGTCCATCTCCAGCGGGCACAGCAGGGGAGTGCCGTTCCACAAGCACCTCACCCGACGTGGCACCCTGCGCGCCGCCCCCAGCCTCAAGAACGACGCCTTCGTGGGCTCCATCCGCTACTACGACGGCCAGGTGGACGACGCCAAATACTGCGCCAATTTGGTGCGGACTGCCGCCTACTACGGCGCCCACGCCGTCAACCAGATGAAAGTGGTGGATTTCCTCCGCGAGGGCGAACGGGTAGTGGGGGCCAAGGTGGTCAACCACGAGGACGGCACGCAGTTCAACATCAAAGCCAAGCAGGTCATCAACGCCACGGGCGTCTGGACGGACGAAACGCAGGCCATGGTGACCGACCGGGGCCAGCTGAAGGTGCGTGCCTCCAAGGGCATCCACCTGGTGGTGCCGCGCGACCGGTTCCAGTCAACGGTGGGGCTGATCCTGCGCACCGAGAAATCGGTGCTGTTCGTCATTCCCTGGGGCCGGCACTGGATCATCGGCACCACGGACACCGACTGGAACCTGGACAAGGCCCACCCGGCCGCCTCCAGCAAGGACATCGACTACATCCTGGAACACGTCAACAAGGTCCTCAAGCGGCCGCTGACCCGGGAGGATGTGGAGGGCGTCTACGCCGGCCTGCGTCCCCTCCTCGCCGGCGAAAACGACTCCACTGCCAAGCTGTCCCGCGAGCATGTGGTGGCCCATCCCGTTCCGGGCCTTGTGGTGGTGGCCGGGGGCAAGTGGACCACCTACCGCGTGATGGCCAAGGACGCGGTGGATGAAGCTACCCGCACCATGGACGAGCGGGTTCCGCCCAGCTGCACGGAAACCATCCCGCTGTTGGGCGCAAGCGGCTTCCGGGCGGCATGGAACCGGCGCAACCGGACCGCGGAGGAATCCGGAGTGCATGTGGCCCGCGTTGAGCACCTGCTGAACCGGTATGGCTCCATGACCGATGAGGTGCTGGCCATCATCGAAGAGAATCCGGCCCTGGCTGAGCCGATTCCCGGCGCTGACGACTACCTCCAGGCCGAGGCCGTGTACGCCGCCACCCACGAGGGCGCGCGGCATGTGCACGACGTCCTGACCCGGAGGACACGGATTTCCATCGAGGCGTGGGACCGCGGCGTGTCCGCGGTGCCGGTTGTCGCTAAACTAATGGGTGACGTTCTTGGCTGGAGTGACGCACAGCGCGAAAACGAGGTCCGGCACTACATCGCACGGGTGGAGGCCGAACGCCTCAGCCAGCAACAGCCGGACGACGAATCCGCAGACGCCGCCCGCCTGGGCGTGGAAGACATCGTGCCCTTGCGCTGA